The following is a genomic window from Collimonas fungivorans Ter331.
CCTGGCAGCAAAGCCGATCCTATCGATTCGGCCACCGACAAATTGAGGAAGGACATGCCCGGAAACTCCAGGCGCTGCGCCAGTTCCTGCGATTTCTTGACCAGCTCTTCGCGGGTTTCGATGCCGAAGATATGCGAGTTGTCGGTCAATGCCTTGAAAAACAGGTCGTACAGGATGAATCCAAGATAGGATTTGCCGGCGCCGTGGTCGACCAGCTGCACCCCGCCCTGTTCCTGCTGGATTTCCTGCAGCAGCGGCTCGATGAATTGATATAAATGATATACCTGCTTGAGCTTGCGGCGGCTGTCCTGGTTCAATTTACCGTCGCGTGTCAGGATATGTAACTCTTTGAGCAACTCTATCGACTGGCCGGGGCGGATTTCGTGCTTGGACGCTTGCGGGTTGGTGGAATTGGATTCTTGCTTGATACCGTTCATGGAACTTGCTTTCTGTCGGCCAGACTTACCGGCTATTCCACCAAGTATAACGGCTTCGACCGCACGAGGTCTCCAATGCACCGATATCCGCCCAAAAAAATCGTCAGAACGGCTGGCCGATCCGTCCCATCGTGCAGGAATACCGGCCCAGCTCGATGTCGTTGCGCAAGCCCATCTTTCTCATCGCCGAGGCCTTTTGCAAACCCACGGTCTTGACGCTCTTGTTGAGGCGGTCGGCGATTTCCCGCAGGCTGTTGCCGACCACGTACATCTTCAGCACCTCCGCTTCGCGCCTGGTCGGCAGCCTGCCGCTGGGGCCCTTTTTCAGCAACTGCAGCGCCGCCTTGCCGATATACGGCGCCGCATGCGAACCCTCCAGCATGGCCCGGCCGAGCTCGCTTATCTCGTCGCTCTTGTGCACCAACCCCTTCACGCCGCAATTGGTGATCTGGTACAGCACAGCGGGGATATCGATCATGGTCAGCACGATCAGCCCCAGCGTCGGGTAATTGCTCTTCAGCTGCCGGAACAATGCGCAGCCGCGGCCAATGCGGTTGATCGGCAGTGAAAATTCCGTGATCAGCAGGTCGCATGGCGTATCCAGCAGGCGTTCCGACAGTTCCGCTGTCGACGACGCCGTCGCCACCACGGTAAAACCCGGCATCTGCTCAATGTACTGGCGCGTCCCTGAAATGATGGCCGGCTGGTCGTCGGCCAGAATAATCTTGGTCATGAAATTGCCTCCCCGCAATTGATGAACGAACGATGTCTCCCTAGGTTTCTACTTATCGTTATTGAATAGGAAGTATCGGGTTTGCACATTATTAAATATATAAGTAAATCTCTTAATTTCATAGTCCAATGAACAACTTAACAATAAAATAACTAGAATCAACCACGCTGCAATACGGCGCCGGAGAATTGCGAAGTTTCCCGGGCCGTCTCCAACCCTGTCTGATATTTTCGATGGAGTAATCAATGTGAGGATTGTTCTGGCGGACGACCACCCCGTGTTTACCGCAGGGGTGCGCAACTACCTCAACCACGTGCCGGATTGCCGCGTCGTGGCCTGCGTCACCAGCTCGGATGCGCTGGTCAGGTGCCTGGAGTCGACACCCTGCGACCTGGTCATCACCGAGTTCTCGATGCCGATGGTGCGCATCAGCGACGGCTTGCACCTGCTGTCTTACATCAGGCGCCATCATCCGCAAACCTGGCTGGTGGTGCTGACCATGAATGCACTGCCGGTGGTGCTGTACCAGATCGTCAACAGCGGCGTGAACGGCTTGCTGCACAAAAGCGATGCAATCCCCGAACTCGGCAAGACCATCCGCCACCTAGGCAACGATTCGCCCTACATGGGACCGTCTTTCCAGGCCCTGCTGCAGAACGGCATCAACGGCCAGGCCAAAAGCCGCATCCCGAGCCCGCGCGAAACCGAGGTGCTGCGCCTGTATGCGGCGGGCAACAGCCTGCGCGATATCGCCCAGCGCCTGAGCAAGAGCGTGAAAACGGTGAGCTTGCAAAAAGCTTCCGCGATGAAGAAACTGGGCCTTGGCAACGATATCGAACTGGGCCGCTACTGCGCCGCGGTAAGCGGCGATATTGTCCAGCCGCCGGGATGCGGCGACTGGTTTCTTTCAAATAACGAGAGCGATGACGACAGTGAAGAAACCTGAAACGGTTCAGGGCTGCTCTTTCAGGTCAAAGATCTGCGTCATCGCCACCCATTTTTCTCCTGGCGGGGTCCATGGCGTCGCTGCCTGGAACTCCCACATCAGGGTTTCCCATTCCTGCACCTTGGGATCGGTGCGCGCGGCGTTCGCCATGCGCTCCGGGCTGTAAATCGCGTCGTCGGTTTCCATCAGCATCACCAGGCGCGTGCCGAGCCGATAGATTTCCATACCGAGCACGCCATGCAAGCGCAGATGGGCGGCTATCTCGGGCCAGATGCGGCGGTGCAGGGTTTCATAACGGCCGATCAGGCTGGGGTCGTCCTTCAGGTCCAGCACCAGGCAGTAACGCATATTGTCGAGACTCCTAACTTGAATGGCTGCGCCGGCGCAGCCTAATGGGACCAGCCGCCGTCGATCACATGGATCGCGCCGGTGGTGAACGCCGATTCGTCCGAAGCTAGCGCCGATACCGCGGCAGCCGCCAGAATGCGCTTTCCTTGTAATCTCATGCGGCTGCCGCCGATTTTCTGGATTTACTCGGGTTAATATTTTATACTGAAAAGGTTTATTGGCTGGACCAATACTAGCATAGCAAAAATTCCGCGAGCAATCGGCCGGCGGCGCGCGCCCCGTTCCCGTCATTTATTGGCGGCTAAACGGGCCGTCGGCGCCACCTACTTTGGTTCGCAGCTAGCGCGCCGTGGCACAATATGAAAAATATCTTTCCTTACTGCCATGCCCATACAAGTTATACATAACCGCCGCCTGTATCAACAAATCGCCGACCAGCTGCGCGACATGATCCACCGCGGCGAATACGGTCCCGGCGACAACCTGCCGCCGGAACGCGAACTGGCCAAGCAATTCGGCGTCAGCCGCACTTCCGTGCGGGAGGCCCTGATCGCATTGGAAGTGATCGGCGTCGTCAGCGTCCGCGTCGGCAACGGCGTGATGGTGTTGCCGCGTACCGAAGAGGAAACCGCGCGCGACAACGGCAGCCAGGCGCCGGCCTTGCAGCAGGCAGCGCATCGCAGCGGCTGGGAAATCGATCCGGAACTGGACCTGGAAATCAACCTTGGGCTGGATGACGAAATCCCGCCGTTCAAGCTGCTGCAGGCGAGACGCCTGGTGGAGCCGGAGACGGCGGCGCTGGCGGCGATGAATGCCAGCGATGAGCAGTTGCGCAGTATCGCCGAAGCGTATGCGCGCAATGTCGAGGATAACCGCAGCGGCTCGCACACCCATCCGGGCGACCGCCTGTTCCATATCCGCATCGCCGAGGCCAGCGGCAACCCGGCTTACCTGCTGCTGGTCAGCCACCTGCTGGGACGCAAATACGGCATGATGTTCCAGCGCCTGCAGACGCTGTACAGCTCGAAAGACATGCCGAACCGTTCGGAGCATGAGCACCAGCTGATCATGGAAGCGCTGCAGGCGCGCGATGCGGTGGCGGCGCGGCGCGCGATGCGGGCGCACATGGATTCCGTGGTACGGATCTTTTCCCGTTCGGTGCCGGAATCAAGGCACTAATCCCGTTAAATCAGATATCGACCGGATCCACTTCCAGCGACCATTTGGCGCGCGTCTTGATCTGCCGCAGCTGAGCCATCCAGTCCGTCAGGAAAGCCTGCAGGCCTGGGCGCGAAGGACATTCGATCAGCAACTGCGCGCGGTCGACATTGGCGACCCGGGTCATGGTCATCGGAATCGGGTCGTGCATGGTGATGCCGTCATGCTCGATGCAGTGCGCCGCCTGCTGTAAAAATTCAATCGCGATTTCCAGCTCCTTCGCCTCCGCCCTCAGCAAGGCCTGATAGATGTAGGGCGGCAGGCAGGCTTGCGCACGCTCCTCCAGCAGCGAAGTGGCAAAGCGATCGTAGTCGTGGGCGATGACTGCCGCGTACAGGGGATGCTGCGGATAACGCGTCTGGATCAGCACTTCGCTGGCGCTGCCGCCCTCTTTCTGCGCCGCGCGGCCGGCGCGCCCCGCCACCTGCATCAGTTGCGCAAACAGCCGCTCGCTGGCGCGGTAGTCGTGGGAAAACAGCGCCGTATCGGGATTGAGGATGCCGACCAGGGTCAGGTTCTTGAAATCATGCCCCTTGGCGACCATCTGGGTGCCGATCAGGATATCCACTTCGCCCCGGTGCACGCTGTCGAAAGCCGCTTGCGCACTGCCTTTGCGGCGGGTCGAATCGGCATCGATGCGCAGCACGCGCGCTTCCGGGAACATCGCTTGCAATCCCTCTTCCAGCCGCTGCGTGCCGCGCCCCAGCGGCTGCAGGTCGACGTTGCCGCAGGTCGGACAGGATTTCGGGATCCTCAGCTCCAGGCTGCAATGATGGCAGCGCAGCCGATGTTCGGGTTTATGCAGCACCATGAAGGACGTGCAGCGAGTGCAGTTGCTGACCCAGCCGCAGGCGTCGCAGGCAATCACCGGTGCATACCCGCGTCGGTTCAGGAACAGCAGCGACTGTTCGCCCCGTTCCAGTCTTTGCTTGAGCGCGCTGACCAGGGTTGAGGTCAGTCCCTCGCTGGGCTTGTCGCGCTCCATGTCGATCCGGCGCACCAGCGGCAATACGGCATCCTTGACCGCGCGCTCGCGCAGTTCGAGTTTCCGGTAGCGGCCGGACTGGGTATGGTGCCAGGTTTCCAGCGATGGCGTGGCCGAACCCAGCACGATAGGAATCCCCAGCTGGTGGGCGCGCCATACGGCCAGGTCGCGCGCCGAATAACGCAAGCCCTCCTGCTGCTTGTAGGACGGGTCGTGTTCTTCATCGATGACGATCAGCTTCAGGTGCGGCAGCGAAGCCAACACCGCCAACCGAGTGCCGAGGATGATGCGCGCCTGCCCCAGGTGCGCCGCCAGCCAGTGGCGCATGCGCTCGCCTTCCGCCAGGCCGCTGTGCAAGGTCGCCACCATCACGCCCGGGAAACGGGCGCGGATGTTGCCTTCCAGCTGCGGCGTCAGATTGATTTCCGGCACCAGGATCAGGATCTGCGACGGGTTATCCGCGCCGTTTTCGCTGCGCGCCAGGATCTGCGCCGCCGCTTGCAGGTAAACCTCGGTCTTGCCGCTGCCGGTGACGCCGTACAGCAGCGTCGGCGCAAACCCGGTGGCGCTGGCAATGGCGTCGGCCGCCTGTTGCTGCGCCGGATTCAGCTGCGCGACGTCGATCGGCGTCGCATCGTGCGCGGCGCTGCTTTGCTGCAGTTTCTTCAAGCCGCGGTCCAGCGCCACGGTAGTCAGCGCGCGCAGGTTTTTCGGCAAGCCGGGCAACGCCACTTCACCCAGCGGCCGCTGATAATAATCGGCGGCAAAGCGACACAAGGCCAGCCATTGCGCCGACAGCGGCGGCAACTGGTGGCGCACGGCTTGCACATTTTTCAATTTTTCGGCGGGAACCTCGCTCTCGGCACTGGTGCCGACAATCATGCCGACCACTTCGCGGCGGCCGAAAGAAAGCTGGACCAGCTGGCCGATTTGCGGCGCAGCTTCGCTTTCATCGCTGGCCTGCCAGCGATAATCGAAGCTGCTATCCAGGGGAGTGTCGAGGACGATTTGAAGAATGCTTTGTTTCACGAACTTAATGTAATTCCCGAGGAAATAAGCTAACTATCGGTTTCATAAGTGCTTTTGAAAATATCCACAAGATCTGTGGATAACTTTGTGGACAAGGTTGCGTAAACAACGTGGGAGCGCCTGTTTACGGTATATCCAGGCTCTTGCCCAAACTAGTATCAATAAAAATACTATTTACAATCAAAGACTTAAATTGAACATTCTGGACAGGCAAAAAAATTTCCGTTTTTAAAAAATCGCCTTGCGGAAACAAAATTATGTGCATAACTAAATTCGGAATGCCCCAAAACAAAGCGAAAAAAGTAACAGAGGCGCGGCGAAAAAGGTAACAATCAGGTCCACATTCAAATTCATGGCCGTGCACCACCATGTCACTTTTTCCACCCATTCCATCAGTTTCGCACCGGAAAAATTAGCCCGATGTCAATTCCTTGAAATCGAGGGTAAACCCTAATTTCTAAGATTCCACTTAATGTAAAACATGAGGAAATGCCCTAAGCATCGGTTTCATAAGCGCTTTTCAAATTATCCACAATGTCTGTGGATAACTTTGTGGGTAACCTGCTCTTGACAGGCTGCAGCCTCATATTTGATGCGGGTTTCAATAAATTGCCTAAACTAAAAGCAGAAAATAAATTCTTTTAAATCAAACACTTACAAAACAGTATCAAGTGGAAAATAAAAAATATAGATATAAATAATTTCCGTGGTGCAGCAGATTTATTTTGTGCATAACTAGCGCGCGCCAATCTCCGGATTGCAAACGAATGTGTTATGCGTGACAGCGTGTAACACCATCCATCAGCAAGTAGCAGCCCTTGATTCTTGCCGGCAAGCTTCTATCCGCGCAATTTACGGCTGATTTCGTGCACGGCTTCAACCATGACGGCGACCGATTCCGGCGGCGTGAATTGCGAAATGCCGTGGCCCAGGTTGAATACATGGCCGCTGCCGGCTTGCGGCGCGCCGTAGGCGTTCAGCAGGCGCGCGACTTCGCTGCGGATCTGCTCCGGATTGGCAAACAGCACCGCCGGATCAAGATTGCCCTGCAAGGCGACACGCTGGCCGATGCGGGCCCGCGCCTCGGCCAGGTTGACGGTCCAGTCGAGGCCGACGGCATCGGCGCCGATGTCGGCAATCTGTTCCAGCCATAGGCCGCCGCCCTTGGTGAATACGATCGCCGGAATCGGCACCCCATCTTTTTCACGCTGCAGCTGGGACACCACCTGGCGCATGTAATCCAGGGAAAACTCCTGGTAGGCGCCGTCCGCCAGCGCTCCGCCCCAGGAATCGAAAATCATCACGGCCTGGGCGCCGGCGTCGATCTGCGCATTCAGGTAAGCAGCTACCGCCGCCGCATTGGTGCTGAGCACGTGGTGCATCAGGTCCGGGCGGTTGTACAGCATGGTCTTGACGGTATGGAACTCGCGCGAACCTTCGCCCTCGACCATGTAGCAAGCCAGGGTCCACGGACTGCCGGCGAAACCGATCAGCGGCACCCGGCCGTTGAGTTCGGTGCGGATCTGGGTGACCGCCTTGAAAACGTAGTCGAGCTTGCCCAGGTCCGGGGTTTGCAGCGCCATCACATCTTTTTCATCGCGCAATGGACGATAGAACTTGGGACCTTCGCCGTCGGCGAAATACAGGCCCAGGCCCATCGCGTCCGGCACCGTGAGGATGTCGGAAAACAGGATGGCGGCATCCAGCGGGAAACGCTCCAGCGGCTGCAGCGTGACTTCGGTAGCGTAATCGGGATTGGTCGCCAGCCCCATGAAGGAGCCGGCGCGGCTACGGGTTTTACGGTACTCCGGCAAGTAGCGGCCGGCCTGGCGCATCAACCACAGCGGCGTGTAGTCGGTTGGCTGGCGCAGCAGCGCGCGCAGGAAAGTATCGTTCTTGAGCGGAGCGAATTGTGACATAAGAGGCAATCTGAATGCGTGTAATAACGCCCCATTATCTCATCCAAACCGGCGGCCGCGACATCGGTTCCATGCATGGCAGTTATATGGCCGCCATTACCCTGCCTCCCGGTGCTCCGCCGCCAGGTCATCCAGAAACGCCTGCAGCACTTCGCCGCGGCTGGACTGGCGGCGCGCCGCCATGTGCAAGGTGACCTCGTAGGAAAACAGCGCCGGGTTAAGCGCCGCCAGCAATCCCTGCTGCACCAAGGGTGCGGCAAAGTGCTGCGGCAGGAAACCAAGATGCTGCCCCGACAAGATCAGGACTGCGACCGCTTCCATGTTGTCGGCCAGCGCCGTCACGCGCGCCGGCGAAAATACGCCGCCCGGGCCGTCGGCCTCCGGCAGCGGATAACTGCGCCATACCCAGTCGTGCTGCGCCAACGCCGCTGGCGTCAATTTTCCGGCCTGCCTGAACAGCGGATGCGCCGCGGCGCAGTAAGCCATCTGATGTTCCGTATATAAAGGCAGGTATTCCAGGCTCGGCAAACGATGCCAGAAATAGCCGATGCCAAGGTCGAGGCGGCCATTGATCACCTCCTCCTCCAGCTGGCCCGGCGCCAGCACCGCCAGCGACAGCGTCACCGCCTCGTCGCGCGCGCGGAACCGGGCGATGGCCTGGCCCAGGC
Proteins encoded in this region:
- a CDS encoding class I SAM-dependent methyltransferase codes for the protein MNGIKQESNSTNPQASKHEIRPGQSIELLKELHILTRDGKLNQDSRRKLKQVYHLYQFIEPLLQEIQQEQGGVQLVDHGAGKSYLGFILYDLFFKALTDNSHIFGIETREELVKKSQELAQRLEFPGMSFLNLSVAESIGSALLPGRIDVVTALHACNTATDDAIEFGLKKQARFMVLVPCCQAEVASVLKKNKGKSLAKEALTEIWRHPLHTREFGSQVTNVLRCLQLEAHGYQVSVTELVGWEHSMKNELIIASYKDLPRKRPTERLQEVLHTLGLEEMQERFFTAA
- a CDS encoding response regulator transcription factor → MTKIILADDQPAIISGTRQYIEQMPGFTVVATASSTAELSERLLDTPCDLLITEFSLPINRIGRGCALFRQLKSNYPTLGLIVLTMIDIPAVLYQITNCGVKGLVHKSDEISELGRAMLEGSHAAPYIGKAALQLLKKGPSGRLPTRREAEVLKMYVVGNSLREIADRLNKSVKTVGLQKASAMRKMGLRNDIELGRYSCTMGRIGQPF
- a CDS encoding response regulator, producing the protein MRIVLADDHPVFTAGVRNYLNHVPDCRVVACVTSSDALVRCLESTPCDLVITEFSMPMVRISDGLHLLSYIRRHHPQTWLVVLTMNALPVVLYQIVNSGVNGLLHKSDAIPELGKTIRHLGNDSPYMGPSFQALLQNGINGQAKSRIPSPRETEVLRLYAAGNSLRDIAQRLSKSVKTVSLQKASAMKKLGLGNDIELGRYCAAVSGDIVQPPGCGDWFLSNNESDDDSEET
- a CDS encoding L-rhamnose mutarotase, with the protein product MRYCLVLDLKDDPSLIGRYETLHRRIWPEIAAHLRLHGVLGMEIYRLGTRLVMLMETDDAIYSPERMANAARTDPKVQEWETLMWEFQAATPWTPPGEKWVAMTQIFDLKEQP
- a CDS encoding FadR/GntR family transcriptional regulator translates to MPIQVIHNRRLYQQIADQLRDMIHRGEYGPGDNLPPERELAKQFGVSRTSVREALIALEVIGVVSVRVGNGVMVLPRTEEETARDNGSQAPALQQAAHRSGWEIDPELDLEINLGLDDEIPPFKLLQARRLVEPETAALAAMNASDEQLRSIAEAYARNVEDNRSGSHTHPGDRLFHIRIAEASGNPAYLLLVSHLLGRKYGMMFQRLQTLYSSKDMPNRSEHEHQLIMEALQARDAVAARRAMRAHMDSVVRIFSRSVPESRH
- a CDS encoding primosomal protein N', with translation MKQSILQIVLDTPLDSSFDYRWQASDESEAAPQIGQLVQLSFGRREVVGMIVGTSAESEVPAEKLKNVQAVRHQLPPLSAQWLALCRFAADYYQRPLGEVALPGLPKNLRALTTVALDRGLKKLQQSSAAHDATPIDVAQLNPAQQQAADAIASATGFAPTLLYGVTGSGKTEVYLQAAAQILARSENGADNPSQILILVPEINLTPQLEGNIRARFPGVMVATLHSGLAEGERMRHWLAAHLGQARIILGTRLAVLASLPHLKLIVIDEEHDPSYKQQEGLRYSARDLAVWRAHQLGIPIVLGSATPSLETWHHTQSGRYRKLELRERAVKDAVLPLVRRIDMERDKPSEGLTSTLVSALKQRLERGEQSLLFLNRRGYAPVIACDACGWVSNCTRCTSFMVLHKPEHRLRCHHCSLELRIPKSCPTCGNVDLQPLGRGTQRLEEGLQAMFPEARVLRIDADSTRRKGSAQAAFDSVHRGEVDILIGTQMVAKGHDFKNLTLVGILNPDTALFSHDYRASERLFAQLMQVAGRAGRAAQKEGGSASEVLIQTRYPQHPLYAAVIAHDYDRFATSLLEERAQACLPPYIYQALLRAEAKELEIAIEFLQQAAHCIEHDGITMHDPIPMTMTRVANVDRAQLLIECPSRPGLQAFLTDWMAQLRQIKTRAKWSLEVDPVDI
- the hemE gene encoding uroporphyrinogen decarboxylase, with protein sequence MSQFAPLKNDTFLRALLRQPTDYTPLWLMRQAGRYLPEYRKTRSRAGSFMGLATNPDYATEVTLQPLERFPLDAAILFSDILTVPDAMGLGLYFADGEGPKFYRPLRDEKDVMALQTPDLGKLDYVFKAVTQIRTELNGRVPLIGFAGSPWTLACYMVEGEGSREFHTVKTMLYNRPDLMHHVLSTNAAAVAAYLNAQIDAGAQAVMIFDSWGGALADGAYQEFSLDYMRQVVSQLQREKDGVPIPAIVFTKGGGLWLEQIADIGADAVGLDWTVNLAEARARIGQRVALQGNLDPAVLFANPEQIRSEVARLLNAYGAPQAGSGHVFNLGHGISQFTPPESVAVMVEAVHEISRKLRG
- a CDS encoding LysR family transcriptional regulator is translated as MLNQLSDLDLRLIRVFLSVLDAGGISAAQTALNVSQSTISTQLATLETRLGFRLCERGRAGFRLTPRGEQFAQSSRQLLENIDHFCLDARQIGRKLSGQLHLGLIGHAAMSANARLGQAIARFRARDEAVTLSLAVLAPGQLEEEVINGRLDLGIGYFWHRLPSLEYLPLYTEHQMAYCAAAHPLFRQAGKLTPAALAQHDWVWRSYPLPEADGPGGVFSPARVTALADNMEAVAVLILSGQHLGFLPQHFAAPLVQQGLLAALNPALFSYEVTLHMAARRQSSRGEVLQAFLDDLAAEHREAG